One stretch of Janibacter limosus DNA includes these proteins:
- a CDS encoding PH domain-containing protein: protein MAQEVAHKGLRKYLLPGEHPVAEIRHHRIVLAKPALVLVAVTALFLWLDITVSDANSGILGYLWFVWIGVLGWAAWQWIEWRHTRVVATDKRIVLFEGWINHKVSMMPLKKVTDMGYERSLLGRVLGYGTFVLESAGQDQALSKIEFVPDPDDNYRAICSVVFGMSLDEDDEGGRSDDLDDDERAWETSQEYQTRLGLVDGVFNGGGPGDDPETYGPAPRRDSLIYRSRDRAQRKRDADTGELPPYDPDAY, encoded by the coding sequence ATGGCGCAGGAGGTCGCCCACAAGGGACTGCGCAAGTACCTCCTCCCGGGCGAGCACCCGGTGGCGGAGATCCGCCACCACCGCATCGTGCTCGCCAAGCCGGCGCTGGTCCTCGTCGCCGTCACCGCACTCTTCCTGTGGCTGGACATCACGGTCAGCGACGCCAACAGCGGCATCCTCGGCTACCTGTGGTTCGTCTGGATCGGCGTGCTCGGCTGGGCCGCTTGGCAGTGGATCGAGTGGCGCCACACCCGCGTCGTGGCCACCGACAAGCGGATCGTGCTCTTCGAGGGGTGGATCAACCACAAGGTCTCGATGATGCCGCTGAAGAAGGTCACCGACATGGGCTACGAGCGCTCCCTGCTCGGCCGGGTGCTCGGCTACGGCACCTTCGTCCTCGAGAGCGCCGGCCAGGACCAGGCGTTGTCCAAGATCGAGTTCGTCCCCGACCCCGACGACAACTACCGCGCCATCTGCTCGGTGGTCTTCGGCATGAGCCTCGACGAGGACGACGAAGGGGGCCGGTCCGACGACCTCGACGACGACGAGCGCGCGTGGGAGACCTCGCAGGAGTACCAGACCCGGCTGGGCCTCGTCGACGGCGTCTTCAACGGCGGCGGCCCGGGCGACGACCCGGAGACCTATGGGCCGGCGCCACGTCGCGACAGCCTGATCTACCGCAGCCGGGACCGGGCCCAGCGAAAGCGCGACGCCGACACCGGCGAGCTGCCACCGTACGACCCCGACGCCTACTGA